ataatgaagatATACTGAAAATCACCAAGCTGGACACATACCAAGTCAGAATTGAGCAATCGGGGGTTTACCAGTGTCACAGATGTCAAAAATTTGACCACAGTTATGAGAATTGTAAGCTTCAGGGATTTATCTGCTTCAAGTGCGCTGGATCCCATTATTATACTAAATGCCCCAAGCCGAAGAAGGCAAGCGGTAAATGTGCAAATTGCCAGGGAAATCATGTGGCCAGTTATAAGGGCTGCCCTGTCTATAAGGAGGCATTGCAAAAGCATTGGACAGTGAACAGATTGAATGAACCGGTATTAAATGACTCCCTTCGACATGAATCGAGTAAGGTCAGCTATGATCGGATGCGTATGCTGAAAAACCGCCAATTACCATCCAAAAATCCTATCACGGAGACTGCACAACCTCCAACTCAACCCTTTCAGTTAAGAGCTCCCAGGAATGCGACTGTTGCACCTTTTAATCGCCTATAAGCCAAAACAATTCTATTGTACCTACAAGCAAACGTCATAAATACCTTGTTATACATATCTTTTGTGATAACCTCACTTAACAAACCACTAACAATACTCACCATGAGACTGAGTAAAACTATCAAGtattaattaaagtatatttacTACGCCATGACGGCTGTGTCGACTTTGTTTGactccattttatttattgccattAACCTTATACTAGCGTACCAGAAAAGAcatatttttccaaatttatggcttttaacatgattttattaaaaaggaccagattttacaatttgaaaatttaaaagtgtgTCATCGATGTATCGATACTAATTCTTATGCATATCGATGTATCGATACTAAACGCCAAAAATAAtgatcttatttaaaatgccatttcatatttaaacggcaatagttttttattgtccaatttatttcagtttaatttgtgatttttaaatgtatatatttaatgcaacgACATTTAAATAGTTGGAAAACCAAATTCTGTCACTTATCGATaacataactaaaaaaaagcattatcaaatatttatcatttagTCATTTAGTTCAGTTGTTTATGAACGATGAGCGATGAATGGGTTGTTATATTCAGTTATTAAATCGTTTTGTGTAGAGATCAGTGGActtgtttaacaaaaaatttatttatagtaagCTTTTGATAGGAATGAATGGCGAATGATAACAAGTTTTaggattttctttttttgaattaattattcaaaataattaaaactcgAATAACAATGTGGCACTTCATtgatatttgtaataaaataatacaatattaataCGGAACAAAACGAATGATATAGTTCATGAAGTAATATATAAGTTCATTCGTTCACTTTGATGATCCGTTCAATTGAGCTTATTCACAACGAAACGACTCAACTCTATTAAATAACAAGTATAATGAGTGGTGCAGGACTCATTATACGGAGTATATGCACAGCGCATTGGGGTCTCCTGGCTCGAGCGCCACGACGTGCCAATCCGGGCATGGGCTATCAACTTCAGGTGCTGCAACAACAGGGTGCCGATGCCCGGGAGGATTATGCTGACATGGAAGCGGACTTTATGTCCGTTAATCGAACACATCGTCAGCACGAGGCTGAATCCAAGCAGAGCCGTGATCGCGTGCGCCAGTTCATGATCAAGCACAAATACTTTCGGGATGCCAAATTGCCAAACTTGCTGCTGTACGCGGAGAAGGAGCAAATGCGCCTGCTACATGAACGCGATGCCGATGAATGGACCATTGAGAGATTGGCTGAGAGTTTTCCGGCCACACCGGACATTGTGCAGAAGGTGTTGCGTTCCAAGTGGCGGCCACAGAGTGTTGAACGCATCCGTTCTCACGATGCCAGCGTTATGCGCAACTGGACGCAGCTGCAGGCTGGCAAATTTTCGGATATATCGCCGGAGATGTTGCAGCACCTGCAAAAGTTCGCCCAGCGTCAGTCCCAGGATCTCCAGCAGTTGAAGCCAGAGAAATGGCCGACGCGACCGGAGCTACCAGTGCCTCAAAGAAATGAGTTTCGCGCTTTGCTTGGCACCTCTTCCAACAAGCAACTGGCGATAGGAATGCCCGCACAGCGGCCAGAGAGACAACTACCACAGCCGGTGGGGGATGAGGAAACCTATTTGCTGGACAAAGTGAAAAACAAGCGAAAAATGCGTTTGCAGGAGCTGAAGGAGTTGCAACTGGTGCCGGAGCAAAACCAAGAGCTGGAAAGGCCATTGCCCAATCCCGGTGGCACTGGAGTGCTGCCCAGTTTTGTGCAGAAATTCGAGCGTACTGAAATCGTGGTGAGTGCAGCTGATCAGCGGAAATATGAGATGACCAAGGTGAAGGATCGTATAGTTATCCCGCGCAAATTGTACCGCACCGGAGCCACCTATAAAGTGGAGGACGCTTATTACGATGACGACGGGGAGTTTCTGTATCGCGTGCCGGGTATGACAGGCACGGATAGATAGTGAAACGGTCaggttaatttaaattatcaatattttattatacaaaatattaaaatatatgttttgaTTTGTTATGGATTCAGTTATTGAAAGCAGCTGCGATTAGATCGCTGCCAGCTAGAAGTGCATCGGAGGCGACAGTTATTTGGGAATTTGTTAGCTTGGCCACGAAATCGCAGGCGGCAATCTCCGCATAGTTGGCACCGCCcaccacaaacacaaacaagtTGCGGAGTCGCAGAGGAAAGAGATCGGGAATTTCAGTTGATCCTGTTTTGAGCTGTGCCGCATAAGCTTTGGGTGTGGTGGACTGTCCGCCTACATGCACCTGCAAGCCCTCGATCATAGCCAGCTTGGTGGCCAATTGGTCGGCACTATTGGCATTTAGCAGAATGGAACATAATTGGGCTGCCAGCGGTATGTATGTCCCGTTGAATACAAAGCTGGGACAGGACTTTAAGGCAGAATTACTACTGgagtcagcagcagcagcttgtTCCGCGTCTGCACAGGAGGTCAACAGCTTGAGACGGTTGGCGTTGGCCTGAAATTCGGTTTGCTGGAATTTGGGCAACGGCAGATTGGACAGCAGCTTGGCGGAACTCTTGCGCTCCGGCTGCAGTGCAGGCAACAGGCCCGCCTGTGCCAGCTGCTGGAATACGCACAGCTCCCGATGCCCAAACATGTTGCAGTAATTCCGGGCAAAGTTTTGCAGCTCATCTGGCGCAACACCGGCGCACAAGTGCAACAGACAGAGTAGGCGCAGTGTGTTAAAGCGTTGTCCGTCCGTTGTCAGCAGCTCATCGATCTCCGAGAGCAAGCGTTTGCGGGATACATTATTCAAGATGTCCTCTTCCAGTGTTTGCAGATGGCGAAAGTTTCCAAGCATTTGTATGACAATCTCTGAGGCATTTAAATGACGCAACACTTTGGCCTTCAACTCCGTTAACTTGGGCAACTTGCGTGCCACATAGTCGTGCATTTCCTCCAGCTTCAGGTCATTGAGCTTCTGCAGCTCCAAACTCAATGCCTTCACCTGGCCACGCACAAAACTGCTGGCCTGTGCGAAGTGTTTATAGCGATTGCCAGCGTAGATTTCATCACAGGCGGAGTTGAGGCGGATGCAGCTTGGCTTACTGTTGGACGTGCTTGATTTTGGTGTGTACTCGGACTTTCCCTGGAGTAACTGCAGCTTTTGGCTGCGTATTTTGTTGTTCGCATTGTCAATTACAATTTCCCCGGCACGTAGCTGAAACACTTCCAAGAGCAAGCCCGCATAAATGGCGGGAGTGAGCAACGACGAGGCGTAATCCTTGTCCCGGTCAATTATTAGCCAGGCTCCAAAGTCTGTCGGGCTGTTGGACTCTGGCACGGGTCCCAGTGCCTGCATTACTTGACATAACTGCGCTGCGTGGCCGCCAAAGGTGAGGATCAGTGAGGGCTGACCGCAAATCATTTGCAGTAGACGCAAACTCTGGGCCATAGCAGGCAACGCTGAAGTATTCCCCTCCAGATAAAGGCACTCGTACAACTagacacatacaaatatatagacATGCCTAGAGAGTCCTGCTAATGCGTACTCACATTTGGTAACTCTAGACTGAGCACGCCATGATCGAGATAAATGAAATCCCAGTTGTAGTGATGCAGCTGAACGACGCCCCATAGACCAGCCTGCTCGAGATGAGCATGGAAATAGGCATAGCAGCTGGGCACGCAGATAATATGGAACATGCGAAGGGCAAGATCAGGTGACTCACTTGGCGTTGACACTGCCAGAGGCTGCAATTGGCGCAACAGTGTTTGGAATGTGCTCAGCACACTGCGAATCATGTAGATGTGCACCTGATCCGGAGCACGGGGCAAACGTTGTTTTGCATCATGCTTGTAAATCCGCTGGATTCCCTTTAACCTGAAAGAGCATTCGCTTAATAATTGTTCACCCATTGGATTTACACTCACTTTAGCCAGGAGGCGGTGCAAACATGTTCCAGCGGCTTGATAAGGTCCGGCTCCAAGATTAGCTCCTTTTTCCCCGGTATTGAGCATAATATGGCCTGCAACTGCAGTAGACAAACAACATTGGGCAATTTgtattgttaattaattaatgctcacacacactcacacaccttTTCCTGGGCCACCAGTTGAAATCCTTGTAACTTCTTGTCCAGCGTCACATCCATTTGATACGATACTTATTATTTCAAGAGTATCGATTAATGCATCGTGTCGATGACAGTTGCCGATATATCGATTACAGCAATAAAACACAAAGTACGTTTTCTGACCAGATATTCttaagttagtttttttttcttggtgtagcacaaaattatttgatttatttattaacacaaTACAGTAacacacattaaaatatttcaaagacACAGGCGAATCATCCAGCGATCGCTTGAAGATTGAAGACTTAAAGCGTCTTGAGGGCATTCAAGATACGATCACAATCCTCATTCTTGCGCAGACCAATCTTCTCGATAAGATCAATATGGGATTTCTCAAATTTATCCAGATTTCTCTCGAGGCCAATCGTGAGCAGGACTTCCTGGCATGATTCATGACAGCTGTGGTTTGTTCCACTGTCAGCGATGTTTCAATGTTGGCAATTCTTGAATCAACCAAGAAGTTATCCAAACTGTGATTGTTGTCCTCTTCCTTAGGCGGCATCTTCTCGCCAGACACTTTAATCATCGGTGGCGCcacctgttgctgttgcatctTCTCTAAAGGCTTCCTAAAGCTCATCGGCGAGACGGGACTTTTTAAGCTCCGCATATTCATAATGGGTGCCAAATTGGGCGAACGAAATTCACCAAGAATCGGCGTTAATCAACGCACATTAATGGAGTTAACGTTGACCATGTTAAAACGATCTCCTTCTTCACCTTCGGAAAGCGAATAAAGCTTAGTTTGCGCCGATTAATTGGAGTGCGATTAAAGCACAGTTTGCGCCGATTTGTTTGAGTGTGTCATTCcgcaattataattaaataaattttcacaaaaaaataaatatatatacgtgtatCTCTTAAACAATAAACTAGACACGTTTTTCACAAATCTTATCATTATTGCGGGTATAAAAACAGATGAGAAGTCTGGTTCGTACCGACTAAATAGCAAGGGAAAAGCcatgaac
The genomic region above belongs to Drosophila innubila isolate TH190305 chromosome 3R unlocalized genomic scaffold, UK_Dinn_1.0 2_E_3R, whole genome shotgun sequence and contains:
- the LOC117791254 gene encoding neugrin, translating into MSGAGLIIRSICTAHWGLLARAPRRANPGMGYQLQVLQQQGADAREDYADMEADFMSVNRTHRQHEAESKQSRDRVRQFMIKHKYFRDAKLPNLLLYAEKEQMRLLHERDADEWTIERLAESFPATPDIVQKVLRSKWRPQSVERIRSHDASVMRNWTQLQAGKFSDISPEMLQHLQKFAQRQSQDLQQLKPEKWPTRPELPVPQRNEFRALLGTSSNKQLAIGMPAQRPERQLPQPVGDEETYLLDKVKNKRKMRLQELKELQLVPEQNQELERPLPNPGGTGVLPSFVQKFERTEIVVSAADQRKYEMTKVKDRIVIPRKLYRTGATYKVEDAYYDDDGEFLYRVPGMTGTDR
- the LOC117791253 gene encoding vacuolar protein sorting-associated protein 33B, with the translated sequence MDVTLDKKLQGFQLVAQEKLQAILCSIPGKKELILEPDLIKPLEHVCTASWLKLKGIQRIYKHDAKQRLPRAPDQVHIYMIRSVLSTFQTLLRQLQPLAVSTPSESPDLALRMFHIICVPSCYAYFHAHLEQAGLWGVVQLHHYNWDFIYLDHGVLSLELPNLYECLYLEGNTSALPAMAQSLRLLQMICGQPSLILTFGGHAAQLCQVMQALGPVPESNSPTDFGAWLIIDRDKDYASSLLTPAIYAGLLLEVFQLRAGEIVIDNANNKIRSQKLQLLQGKSEYTPKSSTSNSKPSCIRLNSACDEIYAGNRYKHFAQASSFVRGQVKALSLELQKLNDLKLEEMHDYVARKLPKLTELKAKVLRHLNASEIVIQMLGNFRHLQTLEEDILNNVSRKRLLSEIDELLTTDGQRFNTLRLLCLLHLCAGVAPDELQNFARNYCNMFGHRELCVFQQLAQAGLLPALQPERKSSAKLLSNLPLPKFQQTEFQANANRLKLLTSCADAEQAAAADSSSNSALKSCPSFVFNGTYIPLAAQLCSILLNANSADQLATKLAMIEGLQVHVGGQSTTPKAYAAQLKTGSTEIPDLFPLRLRNLFVFVVGGANYAEIAACDFVAKLTNSQITVASDALLAGSDLIAAAFNN